The Spiribacter roseus genome includes the window ACGCACCAACAGGCCTCAGTCCTGCTCCTCCGAGCCCTCACCGGCCTCGCTTCCGGCGCTGTCATCGCCCTCTTCGCCGCCTTCCTCGTCTTCCTCGACGGCCTTGCGCGGCATGTGGATGCTGACCAGCACCGGATCATGGTCGTGCTCGACATCCAGCCCGGGAAAGACCACGCCCTCGGGGGCATCGATCTGTGACAGGTGGATGGATTCACCGACATCCAGCTGGGCGATATCGACGTCGATCGAGGTCGGCAGATCGTCCGGCAGACACTCCACGTCGATTTCGATCAGGTCATGGTGGACCACACCGTTGCCCTGCTTGACGCCAATGGCCTCGTCCTGATGCAGCAGATGGATCGGAACCTGCTGGCGCATTTTCTCGCCGGCCTTGATCCGCAGCAGATCCATGTGGGTCACCAGTGGCTTGAAGGGGTGACGCTGCAGATCCTTGAGGATCGCCTTCTCGGTCCGCTTGCCCTTGACCTTGATATCGAGGATCTGGGAGAAGAACGTCTCCTCGCGCATCAGGCGCAGGACCTGTTCCTCGTCAAAGGACAGCGACACGGGTTTCTTGCCCGCCCCGTAGAGGATGCCGGGCACCCGCTTGGCACGACGCAGGCGGCGGCTCGCACCCTTGCCCTGGTCGTCGCGTACGGCGGCATCCAGTTTCAGTTCAACACTCATTGCAGTTTTCTCCGTCAGGGCCCCCGCGACCAGGGGCGATTGGGACGATCAGTCGACGAAAAGCTCGCTGACCGACTCGTCGTTGTTCACCCGCCGCATGGTCTCGGCGAGCATTTCCGCCAGCGACAGCTGGCGAATCCGGTCACTGGCCTCGGCGGCGGGGGACAGCGGAATGCTGTCGGTGACCACCAGCTCGTCCAGATGACTGTTTTCGATGCGCTCGATGGCGGGGCCCGAGAGGACCGGGTGGGTGATATACGCCACCACGCGTCCGGCGCCCCGTTCCTTGAGCGCGGCGGCCGCCTGGCAGAGCGTCCCGGCGGTGTCGATGATGTCGTCGACAATCACGCAGGTCTTGTCCTCGACATCACCGATGATGTTCATGACCTCGAGTTCATTGGCCCGCGGCCGGCGCTTGTCGATGATGGCCAGATCGGCATTGTCGAGGCGCCGCGCCACGGCCCGGGCGCGCAGGACACCGCCGACATCCGGCGATACCACGATCTTGTCGGCATGGGTCTGGCGCCAGATATCCCCCAGCAGGACCGGCGAGGCATAGACGTTGTCGACGGGGATATTGAAAAACCCCTGGATCTGGTCGGCATGCAGATCAACGGTGATGACCCGATTGATGCCCGCGGTGGTGATCATGTCGGCGGCGAGTTTGGCGGTGATCGGCACGCGCTGCGATCGCTGCCGGCGGTCCTGACGGGCGTAGCCGTAATAGGGAACCACCGCCGTGATGCGCGCCGCCGATGATCGCCGCAGGGCATCCGCGATGACCATCAGCTCCATGA containing:
- a CDS encoding 50S ribosomal protein L25/general stress protein Ctc yields the protein MSVELKLDAAVRDDQGKGASRRLRRAKRVPGILYGAGKKPVSLSFDEEQVLRLMREETFFSQILDIKVKGKRTEKAILKDLQRHPFKPLVTHMDLLRIKAGEKMRQQVPIHLLHQDEAIGVKQGNGVVHHDLIEIDVECLPDDLPTSIDVDIAQLDVGESIHLSQIDAPEGVVFPGLDVEHDHDPVLVSIHMPRKAVEEDEEGGEEGDDSAGSEAGEGSEEQD
- a CDS encoding ribose-phosphate diphosphokinase, with translation MENGSMMVFAGNANPDLARAVASHLKTRLGDAVVTSFSDGEVQVEINEHVRGHDVFIIQPTCAPTNDNLMELMVIADALRRSSAARITAVVPYYGYARQDRRQRSQRVPITAKLAADMITTAGINRVITVDLHADQIQGFFNIPVDNVYASPVLLGDIWRQTHADKIVVSPDVGGVLRARAVARRLDNADLAIIDKRRPRANELEVMNIIGDVEDKTCVIVDDIIDTAGTLCQAAAALKERGAGRVVAYITHPVLSGPAIERIENSHLDELVVTDSIPLSPAAEASDRIRQLSLAEMLAETMRRVNNDESVSELFVD